In a genomic window of Nocardia fluminea:
- the gvpO gene encoding gas vesicle protein GvpO has product MTRKTTSDRNEAASPDPGDQPDPGAARAAEMGIDHLTRLTGKPVQGVTSMEPIEDGWLVEIEVLEDRHIPSSADILALYEVEIAFDGNLLAYRRINRYHRGSTDIGGRGRR; this is encoded by the coding sequence ATGACCCGCAAGACGACTTCCGACCGCAACGAGGCCGCCTCCCCCGACCCCGGCGACCAGCCCGATCCGGGCGCGGCGCGAGCGGCGGAAATGGGAATCGATCACCTCACCCGACTGACCGGGAAACCCGTGCAGGGCGTCACCAGCATGGAACCGATCGAGGACGGGTGGCTGGTCGAGATCGAAGTACTCGAAGACCGCCATATCCCTTCCTCGGCCGACATCCTCGCCCTCTACGAGGTCGAGATCGCCTTCGACGGAAACCTGCTGGCCTACCGCAGAATCAACCGCTACCACCGCGGCAGCACCGACATCGGCGGTAGGGGCAGGCGGTGA
- a CDS encoding gas vesicle protein, which yields MTVVGGGPSAPQPYGSGHQSTNLADILERVLDKGLVIAGDIQVNLLDIELLTIKLRLVIASLETAKAVGIDWWETDPWLNSKARTLERQDRDLELENRELRDRIARLEAANEHHRLLEPGRPSREDERP from the coding sequence GTGACGGTGGTCGGCGGCGGCCCTTCCGCGCCGCAACCCTACGGCAGCGGCCACCAGTCCACCAACCTCGCCGACATCCTCGAACGCGTCCTCGACAAGGGCCTGGTGATCGCCGGCGACATCCAGGTGAACCTCCTCGACATCGAACTGCTCACCATCAAACTACGGCTGGTGATCGCCTCCTTGGAGACGGCCAAGGCGGTCGGCATCGACTGGTGGGAGACCGATCCCTGGCTCAACAGCAAAGCCCGCACGCTCGAGCGGCAGGATCGGGATCTCGAACTCGAGAACCGGGAACTCCGGGACCGGATCGCCCGGCTGGAAGCCGCGAACGAGCATCATCGCCTGCTCGAACCCGGCCGGCCGTCGAGGGAGGACGAGCGACCGTGA
- a CDS encoding GvpL/GvpF family gas vesicle protein yields the protein MTGDLGVWLYAVTSSRDGTEQLSGLTGVAGEPVRTVAAGDLAAVVGSVPLEDFEEQPLARHLEDLDWLETTARKHDAVVSAVVRQGPAIPLRLATVFRDSHAVRRLLEERRDDFGAALTLVTGRTEWGVKAYGDRTALTAAVAEAAAAGDAAVGTGTAYLARRRAQLAARDTVERDAADRAERIHSRLVQHAAAGRRQAPTDPAVSGRRDWILLNGTYLVDDERSDEFAATVTTLGAEFPGIRLERTGPWPPYSFAGVEREPR from the coding sequence GTGACCGGCGATCTCGGGGTCTGGTTGTACGCGGTGACATCGAGCCGCGACGGTACCGAGCAACTGAGCGGGCTGACCGGCGTCGCGGGCGAACCGGTACGGACAGTGGCTGCCGGCGACCTGGCGGCGGTCGTCGGCTCGGTGCCGCTCGAGGATTTCGAGGAGCAACCACTCGCCCGGCACCTGGAGGATCTCGACTGGTTGGAGACGACAGCCCGAAAGCACGACGCCGTCGTTTCGGCGGTGGTCCGCCAAGGCCCCGCGATCCCGCTGCGGCTGGCCACCGTCTTTCGCGACAGTCACGCGGTGCGCAGACTGCTCGAGGAGCGGCGAGACGATTTCGGCGCGGCCCTGACGTTGGTGACCGGGCGCACCGAATGGGGCGTGAAAGCCTACGGTGATCGCACTGCCCTGACCGCCGCGGTGGCCGAGGCCGCCGCCGCTGGAGACGCCGCGGTGGGAACGGGAACGGCGTATCTGGCGCGGCGGCGCGCGCAACTGGCCGCGCGCGACACCGTGGAACGCGATGCCGCGGACCGCGCTGAGCGGATCCACTCGCGATTGGTTCAGCACGCCGCGGCGGGACGACGGCAGGCTCCGACCGATCCGGCGGTCAGTGGCCGCCGGGACTGGATACTGCTCAACGGGACGTATCTGGTCGATGACGAGCGCTCCGACGAGTTCGCCGCGACGGTCACGACGCTGGGCGCCGAATTCCCCGGTATCCGGCTCGAACGCACCGGTCCGTGGCCGCCGTACTCGTTCGCGGGCGTGGAACGGGAGCCGCGATGA
- a CDS encoding gas vesicle protein, producing MTGPGTEVDDQRRVALVDLLDRVLAGGVVISGDIKLAIADVDLVQISVRALISSISALSTPAVALGGAPKPPDDG from the coding sequence ATGACCGGGCCCGGCACCGAGGTCGACGACCAGCGCCGTGTCGCGCTGGTCGATCTGCTGGATCGGGTGCTGGCCGGTGGGGTGGTGATCTCCGGCGACATCAAACTCGCCATCGCCGATGTCGATCTGGTCCAGATCTCGGTGCGAGCCCTCATCTCGTCGATCAGCGCGCTGTCCACACCGGCCGTCGCGCTGGGCGGTGCGCCGAAGCCGCCCGATGATGGCTGA
- a CDS encoding gas vesicle protein K — translation MAEFEGLSPRIDTDPESVERGLVTLVLTLVELLRQLMERQALRRVDAGDLTDTQIERIGTTLMLLEQRMDELREHFGLTPQDLNIDLGPLGTLLPQDPPRD, via the coding sequence ATGGCTGAATTCGAGGGCCTCTCACCGCGTATCGATACCGACCCCGAATCCGTCGAGCGCGGGTTGGTCACCCTCGTCCTCACTCTGGTCGAGCTACTGCGACAACTGATGGAGCGGCAGGCATTGCGCCGCGTCGACGCGGGGGACCTGACCGACACCCAGATCGAGCGCATCGGCACCACCCTGATGTTGCTCGAACAACGCATGGACGAACTGCGCGAGCACTTCGGCCTCACCCCCCAAGACCTCAACATCGACCTCGGCCCCCTCGGCACGCTCCTCCCGCAGGACCCACCTCGAGACTGA
- a CDS encoding LLM class F420-dependent oxidoreductase, whose product MTNSDLGKFGVWRHYKGFAPTAAREIEELGYGALWLGGSPPADLPVAESLLEATESLIVGTSIVNIWTAPADTVAESFHRIDQRFPGRFLLGIGVGHREANGTEAVKPYDALVTYLDELDAAGVPKERRALAALGPRVLELARDRTAGALPYLAPPEHTKAARDTLGAEALLVAEQKVVLDDDVARARELARGTVSMYLGLVNYLNNLRRVGFSEQDITKPGSDRLIDALAVNGTPADVAAGLVAHLDAGADHVAIQPLNEDYLAALRALAAVLPFTR is encoded by the coding sequence ATGACCAATAGCGATCTCGGGAAATTCGGTGTGTGGCGCCACTACAAGGGGTTCGCCCCAACGGCAGCCCGCGAGATCGAAGAACTGGGGTACGGCGCGTTGTGGCTCGGCGGATCCCCGCCTGCCGATCTGCCAGTGGCCGAATCGCTGTTGGAGGCAACGGAGTCGCTGATCGTCGGCACCAGCATCGTGAATATCTGGACAGCGCCCGCGGACACCGTCGCGGAGTCCTTCCATCGCATCGACCAGAGATTTCCCGGCCGCTTCCTGCTCGGCATCGGGGTGGGGCATCGGGAGGCCAACGGTACGGAGGCCGTCAAGCCGTACGACGCGCTGGTGACCTACCTGGACGAACTCGACGCCGCGGGTGTGCCGAAGGAGCGCAGGGCGCTGGCGGCGCTCGGCCCGCGCGTGCTGGAACTCGCCCGTGACCGGACCGCGGGCGCGCTGCCCTACCTCGCCCCGCCGGAGCACACGAAGGCGGCCCGCGACACGCTCGGCGCAGAAGCACTTCTGGTCGCGGAGCAGAAGGTGGTCCTCGACGACGATGTGGCGCGGGCGCGCGAGCTCGCCAGGGGCACGGTTTCGATGTACCTGGGGCTGGTGAACTACCTGAACAATCTGCGCCGCGTGGGCTTTTCGGAGCAGGACATCACCAAGCCGGGAAGCGACCGGCTCATCGATGCTCTCGCCGTGAACGGCACGCCCGCCGACGTGGCGGCCGGATTGGTGGCGCACCTGGACGCGGGCGCCGACCATGTCGCGATCCAGCCATTGAACGAGGACTACCTCGCGGCACTACGGGCCCTGGCCGCGGTACTGCCGTTCACTCGATGA
- a CDS encoding TetR/AcrR family transcriptional regulator, translating to MPSSARNRPVQQRSLATIDKILDAATRLLIGSGYAGLTTNRVAAEAEVGIGTVYRYFADKNELLGALRDRASARMTKELIRAIGTSVALEPAAGIRRMFVCLVEALERDRGIIRALASEVPIGLQSNILPEVEAQLAQFCRFFMATHRPDLSDAEIEEYVYLGMALTFSASLRVAIERAPEMDRERLIDHAVGVLTAWLEPPRNRTHTAEPTLGLIE from the coding sequence ATGCCCAGTTCAGCGCGAAATCGCCCGGTTCAGCAGCGTTCGCTGGCCACGATCGACAAGATCCTGGACGCCGCTACTCGGCTTTTGATCGGTTCCGGTTACGCGGGATTGACGACAAACCGGGTCGCCGCGGAAGCCGAGGTCGGCATCGGCACGGTCTACCGGTACTTCGCGGACAAGAACGAATTGCTCGGCGCGCTGCGTGATCGCGCCAGCGCTCGAATGACCAAGGAGTTGATCAGGGCCATCGGCACCTCGGTGGCGCTGGAACCGGCTGCGGGGATACGGCGCATGTTCGTCTGCCTGGTCGAGGCGCTGGAACGCGACCGCGGCATCATCAGGGCGCTGGCCAGCGAAGTGCCGATCGGACTGCAGAGCAATATCCTCCCCGAGGTCGAGGCCCAGCTGGCGCAGTTCTGTCGGTTCTTCATGGCCACACACCGTCCGGATCTGTCCGATGCCGAGATCGAGGAGTACGTCTACCTCGGCATGGCGCTCACCTTTTCGGCGTCGCTGCGTGTCGCGATCGAGCGAGCACCCGAGATGGACCGGGAGCGGCTGATCGATCACGCGGTCGGCGTATTGACAGCCTGGCTCGAGCCGCCGCGCAACCGAACACACACGGCGGAGCCGACACTCGGCCTCATCGAGTGA
- a CDS encoding oxygenase MpaB family protein translates to MTATSSKAIGNAAQPHPFDYYYRPGMRRRPWPPRATESRELWDAARQRFVEPMVPHSRLAVPGPLIELVADHQWQGDELMDNVVLAFRRTIGMAEGRRLLEQALDHGIESVPDAPDELVRLFAGLDTVPAWHDPVRWEHGRRLWNSASFAGKTGMAVMDALATFVGNDVSTATGATGRFVRDFQRRMFESYTWFWNVTRESAMDRYSPIFKDTVKVRLMHSQVRIGLRRSWGDESFATTGSPISCTAMLMGAISFGLLPMLVDRAHGRRHSAADLEDAWLYWAYIAYVFGVAEEVIPTSAGDAIEIMNYYLPYTGGPTEGTEKMAGAAARNLANEDGKLGAKSLAMVGPLLGVMAYFGGELAVRALIATTPVRRVRLTPWIRFTGLLVHTNIWVNRLADSIPLRAIRLRRRARRGDRFWRVNVMISRASARRQGIRATPYDHHDATPSTSAGCPLH, encoded by the coding sequence ATGACAGCGACGTCATCGAAGGCGATCGGAAACGCGGCCCAGCCGCACCCCTTCGACTACTACTACCGGCCCGGTATGCGACGCCGTCCGTGGCCACCCCGCGCCACCGAGAGCCGTGAGCTGTGGGATGCGGCGCGCCAACGTTTCGTCGAACCGATGGTTCCGCATTCGCGGCTGGCCGTTCCAGGACCGCTGATCGAGTTGGTCGCCGACCATCAGTGGCAGGGCGACGAGCTCATGGACAACGTCGTCCTGGCGTTCCGGCGCACCATCGGAATGGCCGAGGGCCGCCGCCTGCTCGAACAGGCGCTGGACCACGGAATCGAATCGGTGCCCGACGCCCCCGACGAGCTCGTTCGCCTGTTCGCCGGCCTCGACACCGTGCCGGCGTGGCACGACCCGGTGCGCTGGGAACACGGGCGCCGGCTGTGGAATTCGGCATCCTTCGCCGGGAAGACCGGGATGGCCGTCATGGATGCGCTGGCCACCTTCGTCGGCAACGACGTCTCCACGGCGACCGGAGCCACCGGGCGTTTCGTCCGCGATTTTCAGCGCCGGATGTTCGAGAGCTACACCTGGTTCTGGAATGTCACGCGCGAGAGCGCCATGGATCGCTACTCGCCGATCTTCAAGGACACGGTCAAGGTCCGCCTGATGCATTCCCAGGTCCGCATCGGCCTGCGCCGCTCTTGGGGAGACGAGTCTTTCGCCACGACCGGCAGTCCGATCTCGTGCACCGCGATGCTGATGGGCGCCATCTCCTTCGGCCTGCTGCCGATGCTGGTCGACCGGGCCCACGGACGGCGGCACAGCGCCGCCGACCTCGAGGACGCCTGGCTGTATTGGGCCTACATCGCCTACGTCTTCGGTGTCGCGGAGGAGGTCATCCCGACCTCGGCCGGCGACGCGATCGAGATCATGAACTACTACCTGCCCTATACCGGCGGCCCGACGGAGGGCACGGAGAAGATGGCCGGTGCCGCCGCGAGGAACTTGGCGAACGAGGACGGGAAATTGGGGGCAAAATCCCTCGCGATGGTCGGCCCGCTGCTCGGTGTGATGGCCTACTTCGGTGGCGAACTCGCTGTCCGCGCTCTCATTGCCACCACCCCCGTGCGGCGTGTGCGGCTGACTCCGTGGATACGGTTCACCGGCCTGCTGGTCCACACCAATATCTGGGTCAACCGCCTCGCCGACTCGATCCCGTTGCGCGCCATACGGTTACGTAGGCGAGCGCGCCGTGGCGACCGCTTCTGGCGCGTCAACGTGATGATCTCCCGCGCGTCGGCGCGACGCCAGGGCATCCGCGCCACGCCCTACGACCACCATGACGCGACACCGTCCACATCAGCCGGCTGCCCGCTCCACTGA
- a CDS encoding nuclear transport factor 2 family protein: protein MENLRDAERRLQAAQLAGDVQALDRLLDDRLVFTFGADVYTKADDLELHRTRTQVVTALVEEELKVLTDGRAGVTWFLGTVEGTVNGEPFGARMRYTRSWLHDDAQGWRIIAAHASTAD from the coding sequence ATGGAGAACTTGCGGGACGCTGAGCGGCGGTTGCAGGCCGCGCAACTTGCCGGGGACGTGCAGGCGCTGGATCGTCTGCTGGATGACCGGTTGGTCTTCACCTTCGGTGCGGACGTCTACACCAAGGCAGACGATCTCGAGCTTCACCGCACCCGGACCCAGGTCGTGACGGCCCTGGTCGAGGAAGAGCTGAAGGTACTCACCGACGGGCGCGCCGGGGTGACCTGGTTTCTCGGGACCGTCGAGGGGACCGTCAACGGCGAACCCTTCGGAGCCAGGATGCGCTACACGCGTTCCTGGCTGCACGACGATGCGCAGGGCTGGCGAATCATCGCGGCACACGCCAGCACGGCGGATTGA
- a CDS encoding HAD family acid phosphatase, translated as MKRVTASFVAGVAAALLAPLPAAGADTGSSSPSGGGSSSLSGNKSELPPYAQWIGEITPVVAEAKTYLAGRLPGATRPAIVFDIDNTTLETTYNTGLIIPAIQPVLGLATWAKQNGAAIIFVTGRPALVNAYSQTNLTSVGYPVDALYGSAPTTLSAGNAGLAEYKTASRADIESKGYTIVANIGNSPTDLSGGHAERTFKFPDYDGALN; from the coding sequence ATGAAACGTGTTACTGCATCGTTCGTCGCCGGTGTCGCGGCCGCGCTCCTGGCCCCACTGCCCGCCGCGGGCGCTGACACCGGTTCGTCGTCCCCGTCCGGTGGCGGCTCGTCCTCGTTGTCGGGCAACAAGTCCGAGTTGCCGCCGTACGCGCAGTGGATCGGTGAGATCACTCCCGTCGTGGCCGAGGCGAAGACCTATCTGGCCGGTCGCCTGCCGGGCGCGACCAGGCCCGCGATCGTCTTCGACATCGACAACACGACGCTGGAAACCACCTACAACACCGGCCTGATCATTCCGGCGATCCAGCCGGTGCTCGGCCTGGCGACCTGGGCGAAACAGAACGGCGCCGCGATCATCTTCGTCACCGGCAGGCCCGCCCTGGTCAACGCCTACTCACAGACGAACCTGACCTCGGTCGGCTACCCGGTCGACGCGCTGTACGGCAGTGCGCCGACCACGCTGTCGGCGGGCAATGCCGGCCTGGCCGAGTACAAGACCGCGAGCCGAGCCGACATCGAAAGCAAGGGCTACACGATCGTCGCCAATATCGGCAACAGCCCGACGGACCTGTCCGGCGGGCATGCCGAGCGCACCTTCAAGTTCCCGGACTACGACGGCGCGTTGAACTGA
- a CDS encoding DUF732 domain-containing protein: protein MFLRRIHLRTNVLAVSLAFAIAGAAVAGCDPATQPRSADVTTTPAAEATEFSTDEASFLEEIRINDAALPGKSAKELVAAGYATCEHLRGGVSVLDETSAVERTYRFDQGPLFVSAATTNLCPDFAS, encoded by the coding sequence ATGTTCCTGCGACGAATTCATCTGCGTACCAACGTACTAGCGGTCAGCCTGGCTTTCGCGATTGCCGGTGCCGCAGTCGCGGGCTGCGACCCGGCAACCCAGCCTCGCAGCGCCGACGTCACCACGACCCCCGCCGCCGAAGCAACCGAGTTCAGCACCGATGAAGCGTCGTTCCTCGAGGAGATCAGAATCAACGACGCGGCCCTGCCGGGTAAGTCGGCGAAGGAACTGGTCGCCGCGGGCTACGCGACGTGTGAACACCTGCGTGGCGGCGTGTCCGTGCTGGACGAGACGTCCGCGGTCGAGCGGACCTACCGATTCGATCAGGGACCGCTGTTCGTCAGCGCCGCGACCACGAATCTGTGCCCGGACTTCGCCTCATGA
- a CDS encoding NAD(P)/FAD-dependent oxidoreductase, producing MTDIAAPAETSVRVERCDVCIVGAGIAGVNALFVASRYLSRSQKIILVDRRERSGGMWVDTYAYVRLHQPHGLFTAGNIEWTLGRDRSYLATKDEVLAHFEHCLEVVGQRVQVDEYFGWALESHEESDGIVRLTCTSSDGRVMVVETTQLIKAGGFGVVPNEPLELSSERVASVSPDFCDMRGDEMRASDTPVWIVGGGKTAMDTAHTLITEYPGREVNLVAGSGTFFSDRDRLFPVGGRRWWGGTPATHIFTELGRRFDGTNETDVAHWLRTTYGTWLTPTTGNYLLGLLSGSENKTIADGLNELIMDHVVDAVDRDGETDLVFRSGSAKTIQPGSWIVNCTGYILRGDPPPPYEPYVSDSGAIISLQPRSATFHLTSYMGYFLTHLLFLDKLREVPLYELDALDLRKKSNAALPYVLGTLAVHNLSLVVDSIPSRALLDCGIDLDRWYPLPRRMIATTRFLLTHRRGRAHLRHTLDTVRTRFDVRCGPLGP from the coding sequence GTGACAGATATCGCCGCGCCGGCCGAGACCTCAGTTCGGGTAGAGCGCTGCGACGTGTGCATTGTCGGAGCCGGGATCGCCGGAGTAAACGCACTATTCGTCGCCAGCCGATACTTGTCTCGCTCGCAGAAAATAATTTTGGTCGATCGGCGTGAGCGTTCCGGCGGTATGTGGGTCGATACCTACGCTTACGTGCGACTGCACCAACCGCACGGCCTGTTCACCGCGGGCAATATCGAGTGGACACTCGGCCGGGATCGCTCCTATCTGGCAACCAAGGACGAGGTGCTCGCCCACTTCGAACACTGCCTCGAGGTGGTCGGACAACGAGTGCAAGTGGACGAGTATTTCGGCTGGGCGCTGGAGTCGCACGAGGAGTCCGACGGGATCGTGCGCCTCACCTGCACGTCGTCGGACGGGCGGGTGATGGTTGTCGAAACGACGCAACTGATCAAAGCCGGCGGATTCGGGGTCGTGCCCAACGAACCGCTCGAGCTCTCCAGCGAACGTGTCGCGTCGGTGTCACCCGACTTCTGCGATATGCGGGGAGACGAGATGCGGGCGAGCGACACCCCTGTGTGGATAGTGGGCGGTGGAAAGACCGCGATGGATACCGCGCACACGCTGATCACCGAATACCCCGGCCGGGAAGTGAACCTCGTGGCAGGTTCCGGCACGTTCTTTTCGGACCGTGACCGCTTGTTCCCTGTCGGCGGCCGACGATGGTGGGGCGGCACGCCGGCAACCCACATTTTCACGGAACTGGGTCGGCGCTTCGACGGAACGAACGAGACCGATGTCGCGCATTGGTTGCGCACAACCTATGGCACGTGGTTGACCCCCACCACAGGCAACTACCTGCTGGGCTTGCTGTCCGGCTCGGAGAACAAGACGATTGCCGACGGCCTGAACGAGCTGATCATGGATCACGTCGTCGATGCCGTCGACCGTGACGGCGAGACCGACCTGGTGTTCCGCAGCGGATCGGCGAAAACGATTCAACCGGGCAGCTGGATAGTGAACTGCACCGGATACATTCTGCGCGGCGACCCGCCACCGCCCTATGAGCCCTATGTTTCCGACAGCGGTGCGATCATCTCGCTGCAACCGCGCTCTGCCACCTTCCATTTGACCTCGTACATGGGCTACTTCCTGACCCACCTACTGTTCCTGGACAAGCTCAGGGAAGTCCCGCTGTACGAACTCGACGCGCTGGATCTCCGCAAGAAGTCGAACGCGGCACTGCCGTACGTGCTCGGCACGCTGGCCGTGCACAACCTCAGCCTTGTCGTCGACAGCATCCCGAGCAGAGCGCTCCTCGATTGCGGCATCGATCTCGATCGCTGGTACCCGTTGCCGCGCCGCATGATCGCGACAACGCGGTTCCTGCTCACCCACCGCCGCGGACGCGCGCACCTCCGGCACACCCTCGACACTGTGCGCACACGATTCGATGTTCGCTGCGGCCCACTCGGCCCCTGA
- a CDS encoding SDR family oxidoreductase, translating to MSETTTPATTTALVTGASRGIGRAIAERLARDGALVAVHFGHNDAAAKEVVAGIESGGGRAFAVRGDLGSTDFATLLDDVDAGFADLGASAGLDILVNNAGMTVMKGVGTMTPAEFDTLFATNVRAPFFLVQGILDRLRDGGRVVNLSSAVTRMAIPDILAYTMTKGAIDSFTRVLAQALGPRGITVNAVAPGYVLTDMNAWLIDNPDGQREASSNVALGRVGRPADIADIVAYLVSDDARWITGQTLDASGGTAL from the coding sequence ATGAGCGAAACCACCACCCCCGCGACGACAACGGCCTTGGTAACCGGTGCGAGCCGGGGCATCGGCCGTGCCATCGCTGAACGATTGGCCCGAGACGGCGCACTGGTCGCAGTACATTTCGGTCACAACGACGCGGCCGCCAAAGAGGTGGTCGCCGGGATCGAGTCCGGCGGTGGCAGAGCTTTCGCGGTTCGGGGCGACCTCGGCTCCACCGATTTCGCGACCCTGCTGGATGATGTGGACGCCGGCTTCGCCGACCTCGGCGCCTCCGCCGGACTGGACATCCTGGTCAACAACGCGGGCATGACCGTCATGAAAGGCGTCGGCACCATGACGCCCGCGGAGTTCGACACCCTCTTCGCTACCAACGTGCGCGCCCCGTTCTTCCTGGTGCAGGGCATCCTCGACCGGCTTCGTGACGGCGGCCGCGTCGTGAATCTGTCCTCGGCTGTCACACGGATGGCGATCCCCGACATCCTGGCCTACACCATGACCAAAGGCGCCATCGACAGCTTCACCCGCGTCCTGGCCCAGGCCCTCGGGCCGCGCGGCATCACCGTCAACGCTGTCGCCCCCGGCTATGTACTCACGGATATGAACGCCTGGCTCATCGACAACCCCGACGGTCAGCGCGAAGCCTCGTCCAACGTCGCCCTCGGTCGCGTCGGCCGTCCCGCCGATATCGCCGACATCGTCGCCTACCTCGTCAGTGACGACGCCCGGTGGATCACAGGCCAAACCCTCGACGCCAGCGGCGGTACCGCCCTCTGA
- a CDS encoding TetR/AcrR family transcriptional regulator, producing the protein MFNEHVQSRSEQQAATRQKVLAAAERLFRAQGFKATTIRQIAAEANVSTGTVMAAGEKDALLVSLFDNWITAVHNSRKTELAPSTTTATTEDVLKLFEPFVGHFAVDSELSREYLAILVRGNHESVIFRDLALALLGELETVLARSALPRNQVGPGARTIYLAYLGLLMTAASGAIAMPEAAEQLRQTIEFVIAHPEGNP; encoded by the coding sequence ATGTTCAATGAACATGTTCAGTCGCGGTCGGAGCAACAAGCGGCGACGCGACAGAAGGTCTTGGCGGCAGCCGAACGGCTCTTCCGTGCCCAAGGCTTCAAGGCGACCACGATTCGGCAGATCGCCGCCGAAGCGAATGTGAGCACCGGGACCGTCATGGCGGCCGGCGAAAAGGACGCGCTGCTCGTCTCGCTCTTCGACAACTGGATCACCGCGGTGCACAACAGCAGGAAAACCGAACTCGCACCGTCGACCACGACCGCGACCACCGAGGACGTACTGAAGCTCTTCGAGCCCTTCGTCGGACATTTCGCGGTCGACTCCGAGCTCTCGCGTGAGTATCTCGCGATCCTCGTCCGCGGAAACCACGAGTCGGTGATCTTTCGAGACCTCGCGCTAGCCCTGCTCGGGGAACTCGAAACCGTGCTCGCCCGATCAGCGTTACCCCGCAACCAGGTCGGTCCCGGCGCCCGGACCATCTATCTCGCCTACCTCGGGTTGCTGATGACCGCGGCCAGCGGTGCCATCGCGATGCCCGAGGCGGCCGAGCAACTACGACAGACCATCGAATTCGTCATCGCGCATCCCGAAGGAAACCCATGA
- a CDS encoding DoxX family protein: protein MIHASQPWWLPALLALSLFADALMSVRPPMFIQRCLDGVRFPRDWWWTLIAIKLAATAGLLAGLKYPGVGFATAVGVIAYFVCAAYSHYRARFLGYEFWINCLGMLALSVAAAITYVV, encoded by the coding sequence ATGATCCACGCTTCCCAACCTTGGTGGCTACCAGCACTTCTCGCGCTATCGCTGTTCGCCGACGCGCTCATGTCCGTGCGTCCGCCGATGTTCATTCAGCGATGCCTCGACGGCGTCCGGTTTCCCCGCGACTGGTGGTGGACGCTGATCGCCATCAAGCTGGCGGCCACAGCCGGTCTCCTTGCCGGACTGAAGTATCCCGGCGTCGGATTCGCCACCGCGGTAGGCGTTATCGCCTATTTCGTGTGCGCCGCGTACTCCCACTACCGGGCCCGGTTCCTCGGATACGAGTTCTGGATCAACTGCCTCGGCATGCTGGCCCTGTCGGTGGCGGCGGCGATCACGTACGTGGTGTGA